The Opitutaceae bacterium genome includes a window with the following:
- a CDS encoding metal ABC transporter permease, whose protein sequence is MTPLTPFEYEFIWVALGMSVFVGAVCAIFSCFLVLKGWSLMGDAISHAVLPGIVLAFVAGIPLAIGAFVSGLGCAVGTGYIKQNSRLKEDTVLGVVFTGLFALGLVLFVQVESDQHLNHILFGNLLGIEKSSIWQTLGIGLPAALVMLARQKDLLLFCFDPAQARSIGLNTTGLNFLMLSLLAATVVAGLQSVGVILVIAMLITPGAVGFLLCRRFGAMLAVAVSTAAVSSALGVYVSFFLNGSTAACIVLVQTAVFIGAFLFAPGKGYLSRRRAQEA, encoded by the coding sequence ATGACGCCGCTCACGCCTTTCGAGTATGAGTTCATATGGGTGGCCTTGGGGATGAGCGTCTTCGTTGGAGCCGTTTGCGCCATTTTCTCCTGCTTCCTTGTGTTGAAAGGGTGGTCGCTCATGGGAGACGCGATCTCCCACGCGGTGTTGCCCGGGATTGTCCTGGCCTTTGTCGCAGGCATCCCGCTTGCGATCGGGGCATTTGTCTCCGGGCTCGGTTGTGCGGTTGGCACCGGCTACATCAAGCAAAACAGCCGACTGAAGGAGGACACGGTCCTGGGGGTTGTCTTTACGGGTCTGTTCGCCCTCGGGTTGGTCCTGTTTGTCCAGGTGGAGAGCGACCAGCATCTCAACCATATTCTTTTCGGCAATCTCCTTGGAATTGAAAAAAGCTCGATCTGGCAGACCCTCGGGATTGGCCTTCCTGCAGCGCTTGTGATGCTGGCGCGGCAGAAGGATCTGCTGCTCTTCTGTTTCGACCCGGCTCAGGCGCGTAGTATTGGACTCAATACGACAGGCCTCAACTTCCTCATGCTCTCGCTGCTTGCAGCGACCGTGGTGGCAGGGCTCCAGTCCGTCGGGGTGATCCTCGTGATCGCCATGCTCATCACACCCGGTGCAGTCGGCTTCCTGCTCTGCCGCCGATTTGGCGCCATGCTGGCGGTGGCGGTCAGCACGGCGGCCGTCTCCTCGGCCCTGGGCGTGTACGTCAGCTTTTTCCTCAATGGCTCAACCGCTGCCTGCATTGTGTTGGTGCAGACAGCAGTATTCATCGGGGCGTTCCTATTCGCCCCCGGCAAAGGGTACTTGAGTCGGAGACGCGCTCAGGAGGCCTGA
- a CDS encoding metal ABC transporter permease, with the protein MIDSLLVPFQYEYMLKALVVSALIGGVCGLLSCFVTLKGWSLMGDALSHAVVPGVAIAYLIGAPFALGAFLSGVLAAFGMGFVRTRTALREDVVIGVVFTAFFALGLLLISLYPSGISLKTIIFGNVLAIANEDIVQVVAISVVTLLVLGLRLKDLVLYCFDPLQARALGQNTRVLHFTLLILLAATTVAAMQAVGATLVIATLVTPGATAYLLTDRFPRMLAIGAAFGVATGFLGAYASYFLDGSTGGCIVVLQTLGFLTALVFAPKHGLLVHRRQRRKAMEVVT; encoded by the coding sequence ATGATCGATTCGCTCCTGGTTCCCTTCCAATACGAGTACATGCTCAAGGCGCTGGTGGTGAGCGCACTGATTGGTGGTGTGTGCGGGCTGCTCTCCTGCTTTGTGACCTTGAAGGGATGGTCCCTTATGGGCGACGCTCTGTCACACGCGGTCGTACCTGGGGTGGCGATTGCATACCTCATTGGGGCGCCTTTCGCCCTCGGCGCCTTCCTCTCCGGCGTTCTCGCCGCGTTTGGTATGGGATTCGTGCGCACCAGAACTGCGCTTCGAGAAGATGTTGTGATTGGCGTGGTTTTCACCGCCTTCTTTGCCCTCGGGCTTCTCCTGATCTCGCTTTATCCGAGCGGAATAAGCCTGAAGACGATCATCTTTGGCAACGTGCTCGCGATCGCGAACGAGGACATTGTCCAAGTGGTGGCGATCTCAGTGGTCACACTCCTGGTCCTCGGGTTGAGACTCAAGGACCTTGTCCTCTATTGCTTTGATCCCCTGCAGGCTCGCGCCTTGGGCCAGAATACGCGCGTGCTGCACTTCACGCTCTTGATCCTCCTGGCAGCCACCACCGTCGCTGCAATGCAGGCAGTCGGAGCCACGCTTGTGATCGCCACCCTGGTGACGCCCGGGGCCACCGCTTACCTGTTGACGGACCGCTTCCCAAGGATGCTTGCGATCGGCGCGGCTTTTGGAGTCGCGACCGGTTTCCTGGGCGCGTACGCGAGCTACTTCCTCGATGGCTCGACGGGAGGATGCATCGTGGTCCTGCAGACACTCGGCTTTCTCACCGCCCTGGTTTTCGCACCGAAGCACGGGCTCCTGGTCCACAGACGCCAAAGGCGCAAGGCGATGGAGGTGGTCACATGA
- a CDS encoding ATP-binding cassette domain-containing protein encodes MSKSSSIDLRVEGVTVAYPNGHVAVRDASFSLGPGTICALVGVNGSGKSTLFKAIMGFVRPAAGKVSFGGMSVKTAQRENEIAYVPQSEEVDWSFPVSVDDVVMMGRYGRMGLLRRPSRDDKRIVAESLARVEMTGFEERQIGELSGGQKKRVFLARALAQRSRIILLDEPFTGVDVKTEAAIISLLRELRSAGHIVLVSTHNLGSVPEFCDQAVIIQHTVLAFGPLAEVFTEANLTRAFGGVLRHFRFDESTVERHDGRAITVLTDGERPLVYGKGGHLEFTERKGREDLLRQREEQEDQESP; translated from the coding sequence ATGAGTAAATCGAGCTCGATCGACCTGCGCGTCGAAGGCGTGACGGTGGCCTACCCGAATGGGCATGTGGCGGTCCGCGACGCCAGCTTCTCCCTCGGCCCCGGCACCATTTGCGCCCTCGTCGGTGTCAACGGCAGCGGCAAATCCACGCTGTTCAAGGCGATCATGGGCTTCGTCCGGCCCGCAGCAGGCAAAGTCAGCTTCGGTGGCATGAGCGTGAAGACGGCGCAAAGGGAAAATGAAATCGCCTACGTGCCGCAGTCCGAGGAAGTCGACTGGAGCTTTCCAGTCTCGGTCGATGATGTCGTGATGATGGGGCGCTATGGCAGAATGGGGCTCCTGAGGCGTCCCAGCCGCGATGACAAACGCATCGTGGCCGAAAGCCTCGCGCGGGTTGAAATGACAGGCTTTGAGGAACGCCAGATTGGCGAACTGTCGGGCGGGCAGAAGAAGCGCGTGTTCCTGGCGCGCGCCCTCGCGCAACGTTCGCGGATCATATTGCTCGACGAACCCTTCACTGGCGTGGACGTCAAAACTGAGGCAGCCATCATCAGTCTGCTGCGTGAGCTCCGGAGTGCGGGCCACATTGTCCTCGTCTCCACGCACAACCTCGGCTCCGTTCCGGAATTCTGCGATCAGGCGGTCATCATCCAGCACACCGTCCTCGCCTTCGGTCCTCTCGCTGAGGTGTTCACGGAAGCAAATCTCACGCGGGCCTTTGGCGGCGTGCTGCGACATTTTCGCTTCGATGAATCCACCGTCGAACGCCATGATGGTCGCGCCATCACCGTGCTGACGGACGGCGAGCGTCCGCTTGTGTACGGGAAAGGCGGCCACCTCGAGTTTACCGAACGCAAGGGTCGTGAGGACCTGTTGCGGCAGCGCGAGGAGCAAGAGGATCAGGAGTCGCCATGA
- a CDS encoding metal ABC transporter substrate-binding protein: MSHTLYNRCLLLVGLATVFLSSSLPMDAADGRKRVVTTFTILEDMAQQVAGEAAIVESITKPGAEIHEYEPTPLDIVKAQKADLVLWNGMGLERWFEKFLGKVKNVPSAVVTEGIAPRGISEGPYTGKPNPHAWMSPANALIYVENIRKALVALDPANEAIYNRNAAAYSEKIRAIDEPLRRELEKIPAEQRWLVTSEGAFSYLAAAYGLKEVYLWPINADAEGTPQQIRQVVDTVRKNRIPVVFSESTVSPKPARQVARETGARYGGELYVDSLTDESGPAPSYLKLLEVNAATIVKGFSHE; this comes from the coding sequence ATGAGTCACACCCTGTATAATCGCTGTCTCCTTCTTGTCGGCCTCGCCACCGTCTTCCTTTCCTCCTCGCTGCCGATGGACGCAGCTGACGGCAGGAAAAGGGTCGTCACGACGTTCACGATTCTCGAAGACATGGCCCAACAGGTGGCTGGAGAGGCCGCGATCGTAGAATCGATCACCAAGCCGGGTGCGGAGATCCACGAGTACGAGCCCACCCCCCTCGACATCGTCAAAGCCCAGAAAGCAGACTTGGTATTGTGGAATGGCATGGGGCTGGAGCGCTGGTTCGAAAAGTTCCTGGGCAAGGTGAAAAATGTACCAAGCGCTGTGGTGACGGAAGGCATCGCCCCGCGGGGAATCAGCGAGGGGCCTTACACGGGGAAACCAAATCCGCATGCGTGGATGTCGCCCGCCAACGCACTCATTTACGTCGAAAACATACGCAAGGCGCTAGTCGCCCTCGATCCCGCCAACGAAGCGATTTATAACCGGAACGCAGCCGCCTACTCGGAGAAGATCCGGGCGATCGACGAGCCGCTGCGGCGCGAATTGGAAAAGATTCCGGCTGAACAACGCTGGCTTGTCACCAGCGAAGGTGCATTCTCCTACCTCGCGGCGGCCTACGGGCTCAAGGAAGTCTACCTGTGGCCCATCAACGCGGATGCCGAAGGCACCCCGCAGCAGATCCGCCAGGTGGTCGACACCGTGAGGAAGAACCGGATACCCGTCGTATTCAGCGAGAGCACCGTAAGTCCCAAGCCGGCACGACAGGTCGCGCGTGAGACAGGCGCGCGCTACGGCGGAGAGTTGTATGTCGATTCGCTCACCGATGAAAGCGGACCGGCGCCGTCCTACCTCAAGCTGCTTGAAGTGAACGCCGCAACGATCGTGAAGGGGTTTTCCCATGAGTAA
- the mntR gene encoding manganese-binding transcriptional regulator MntR, producing MANSTPAARAAATDKKRRTSNQADDLRRTREAHARETAEDYLEAIADLSAALGEARVIDLARRLGVTHVTVNRTIARLRTAGYVTAKPYRAIFLTDAGKCMADEAKRRHEVVVRFLVAIGVPEGAALRDAEGIEHHVGPETLAAFERRLQRGF from the coding sequence ATGGCAAATTCCACCCCAGCGGCGCGCGCGGCTGCGACCGACAAGAAGCGCCGCACTTCCAACCAGGCAGATGACCTGCGCCGGACGCGCGAGGCCCATGCGAGGGAAACCGCGGAAGATTACCTGGAGGCCATTGCCGACCTTTCCGCCGCGCTGGGGGAGGCGCGGGTCATTGACCTGGCTCGGCGACTCGGCGTGACTCACGTCACTGTCAACCGGACGATCGCCAGGCTGCGAACGGCCGGCTATGTGACAGCCAAGCCCTATCGGGCGATTTTTCTCACGGATGCCGGGAAATGTATGGCCGATGAAGCCAAGCGCAGGCACGAGGTTGTCGTACGGTTCCTTGTCGCAATCGGAGTGCCTGAAGGGGCGGCGCTACGCGATGCAGAGGGGATCGAGCACCACGTTGGTCCGGAGACGCTGGCGGCATTTGAGCGCCGGCTTCAGCGGGGCTTCTAA
- the proB gene encoding glutamate 5-kinase has translation MVPSPTLALASRPRRVVVKLGTGVLTTGIGVLDTKRIDALCDQLAKLRADGTEVIVVSSGAVGLGMGRLGLSRKPKEVTKKQACAAVGQSLLMQTWQQGFAPHGLTVAQVLLTREDLQARSRYLSIKAVLGQLVSYGTIPIINENDTVSAAEINAMLKFGDNDTLSAMVAGLCEAQYLVILSTAPGLIDMKGTGEIVPVVERITPQIEAMAGGTTSETATGGMISKISAAKLALKAGCGVFIASGSEPDVLQRLFSGRGPGTFFVPDGLTMESRKRWLAYYQKPAGTVELNPCAVPVIREQGRSLLAVGVTRVKGHFDAGDIVNIAGPDGSVIARGKARFASDEIAKLAGLQGEEVARLYPGRKRLEVVHRDDLALL, from the coding sequence ATGGTGCCATCCCCCACCCTTGCACTTGCCTCGCGCCCCCGCAGGGTGGTGGTCAAGCTCGGTACCGGCGTGCTCACGACCGGTATTGGTGTGCTGGATACAAAGCGCATAGACGCCCTTTGCGATCAGCTTGCGAAGCTGCGCGCGGATGGCACCGAGGTGATCGTCGTCTCCTCAGGCGCGGTTGGCTTGGGCATGGGACGCCTCGGCCTTTCCCGCAAGCCGAAGGAGGTGACGAAGAAACAAGCCTGTGCCGCAGTCGGGCAGAGCCTGTTGATGCAGACCTGGCAACAGGGCTTCGCACCGCACGGGCTGACCGTTGCACAGGTGCTTCTGACGCGCGAGGACCTGCAGGCGCGCTCCAGGTACCTCAGCATCAAGGCGGTGCTGGGCCAGTTGGTTTCCTACGGCACGATCCCGATCATCAACGAGAATGACACCGTTAGCGCGGCGGAGATCAACGCCATGCTCAAATTCGGCGACAACGACACCCTGTCCGCCATGGTCGCGGGGCTCTGCGAAGCGCAGTATCTCGTCATCCTGTCCACCGCCCCCGGCCTGATCGACATGAAGGGCACCGGCGAGATCGTTCCGGTGGTGGAGCGAATCACCCCGCAGATCGAGGCTATGGCTGGCGGGACCACCAGTGAAACCGCGACGGGCGGCATGATCAGCAAGATCTCCGCAGCCAAGCTCGCCCTGAAGGCCGGATGCGGCGTTTTCATTGCCAGTGGAAGCGAGCCTGACGTGCTCCAACGGCTGTTTTCCGGACGCGGACCCGGCACTTTCTTCGTTCCCGATGGCCTGACCATGGAATCGCGAAAGCGCTGGCTTGCCTACTACCAAAAGCCCGCGGGCACGGTGGAGCTCAATCCATGTGCCGTGCCGGTGATCCGCGAACAAGGTCGGTCACTGCTCGCGGTGGGCGTCACAAGAGTGAAGGGCCATTTCGACGCAGGCGATATCGTAAATATCGCCGGACCAGACGGTTCTGTCATTGCTCGCGGCAAGGCTCGGTTTGCAAGTGACGAAATCGCGAAGCTCGCCGGCCTCCAGGGAGAGGAAGTCGCACGACTCTACCCCGGCCGCAAACGCCTGGAAGTGGTGCACCGCGACGACCTCGCTCTACTTTAG
- the frr gene encoding ribosome recycling factor has translation MSHPALTEMQAKMKKSLDYVLHEFSSIHTGKASPTMVEGVMIDAYGSQMRIKDCAAITTPDARLIQIQPWDKGVVQAIVKGIQQANLGLNPAVDGHLVRVPLPELSRERRQEFVKVANRMAEDGRVQIRNIRRDTLDVLKKVQKDGKISEDELKRFEKDVQTATDKTIKEIGDHLARKEKELLAG, from the coding sequence ATGTCACATCCCGCTCTCACAGAAATGCAGGCCAAGATGAAGAAGTCGCTGGACTACGTGCTCCACGAGTTCAGCAGCATCCACACAGGCAAGGCCTCGCCCACAATGGTGGAAGGCGTGATGATCGATGCCTATGGTTCGCAGATGCGAATCAAAGACTGCGCGGCAATCACGACTCCCGACGCCCGCCTCATCCAGATCCAGCCGTGGGACAAGGGTGTGGTGCAGGCCATCGTCAAGGGGATCCAGCAGGCAAACCTGGGCCTGAATCCTGCCGTCGACGGCCACCTCGTGCGGGTGCCGCTGCCGGAGCTGAGCCGGGAGCGCCGCCAGGAATTCGTAAAGGTGGCGAATCGGATGGCTGAAGACGGCCGCGTGCAGATTCGCAACATCCGCCGCGACACGCTCGATGTGCTCAAGAAGGTCCAGAAAGACGGAAAGATTTCCGAAGACGAGTTGAAGCGTTTTGAAAAGGACGTGCAGACCGCGACGGACAAGACGATCAAGGAGATCGGCGACCACCTCGCGCGCAAGGAAAAGGAACTGCTCGCCGGCTGA
- the pyrH gene encoding UMP kinase, which translates to MPNSASNRSTVKYKRIVLKLSGEVLRGGKSGDPIDGGILERICLQVKEIHDLGVQIGLVIGGGNIFRGLAGEKRGVDRTTGDYMGMLATVINSLALMDCLEKLGVTTRVQSAIPMNQIAEPFILRRAVRHLEKGRVVIFAAGTGNPYFSTDTTAALRASEMHADIIMKATKVDGIYDKDPKKYPDAVRYDELTFIEALKNRLNVMDSTAFSLCLDNNIPILVFDLNDPHAIRKAVMGEKVGTLVRN; encoded by the coding sequence ATGCCCAACTCCGCGTCAAACCGGTCCACCGTGAAGTACAAACGCATTGTTTTGAAGCTTAGCGGAGAGGTGCTCCGCGGCGGTAAGTCAGGTGATCCAATCGATGGCGGAATTCTGGAACGAATCTGCCTGCAAGTGAAAGAAATCCACGATCTGGGCGTCCAGATCGGGCTTGTTATTGGCGGGGGAAACATCTTCCGGGGACTCGCCGGAGAGAAACGAGGCGTGGACCGCACCACTGGCGACTACATGGGTATGCTGGCGACAGTGATCAACTCCCTCGCGCTGATGGACTGCCTTGAAAAGCTGGGAGTGACCACTCGCGTGCAAAGTGCGATCCCGATGAACCAGATCGCCGAACCATTCATTCTCAGGCGCGCGGTGCGACACTTGGAAAAGGGACGCGTGGTCATCTTCGCCGCCGGCACCGGCAACCCATATTTCTCAACCGACACCACAGCAGCGCTTCGCGCTTCCGAGATGCACGCGGATATCATCATGAAGGCCACCAAGGTGGATGGCATCTATGACAAGGATCCCAAAAAATACCCGGACGCCGTACGCTATGACGAACTCACTTTCATCGAGGCACTCAAGAACCGTCTCAATGTCATGGACTCGACGGCTTTCTCCCTCTGCTTGGACAACAATATCCCAATCCTCGTGTTCGACTTGAACGATCCCCACGCCATCCGCAAGGCCGTGATGGGCGAAAAGGTCGGAACGCTCGTTCGCAACTGA
- a CDS encoding DUF4412 domain-containing protein → MNFIRFGLGAGLAWLGLVAGAQAADQFEGRMTMKVGEGKTNQELLYSVKGDKIRMDMQTGKEEGMGGMIIDFQAKQMFMLMEMDGRKMYMKHPLNMDEVAEKADDLAEEPKPTGKTETIAGYQADEYVINNKDKTVTQLWLGKGLGTFFSPSAMQGGPMGGGRSKHSEAWAKLARKGGLFPLRVVTLNAKGKETSRMEVTKIEKASLPASLFSTEGYSEFQIPGFGGGLPGMGGEN, encoded by the coding sequence ATGAACTTCATTCGCTTCGGTTTGGGAGCAGGCCTGGCGTGGCTGGGCCTTGTGGCAGGTGCGCAAGCTGCTGATCAGTTCGAAGGTCGCATGACCATGAAGGTCGGCGAAGGTAAGACGAATCAGGAGCTTCTGTACTCCGTGAAGGGAGACAAGATCCGCATGGACATGCAGACGGGCAAGGAGGAGGGAATGGGCGGCATGATCATCGATTTCCAAGCGAAACAGATGTTCATGTTGATGGAGATGGACGGGCGGAAGATGTACATGAAGCACCCGTTGAACATGGACGAGGTCGCAGAGAAGGCGGATGACCTCGCTGAGGAGCCCAAGCCAACTGGGAAAACGGAAACGATCGCCGGGTATCAGGCGGACGAGTACGTCATCAACAACAAGGACAAAACCGTCACGCAACTTTGGCTCGGAAAAGGCCTTGGCACCTTCTTCTCGCCTTCTGCGATGCAAGGGGGACCTATGGGCGGGGGCCGCTCCAAACACTCGGAAGCCTGGGCAAAACTGGCCCGCAAGGGCGGCTTGTTCCCGCTACGCGTGGTGACGCTCAACGCGAAGGGGAAGGAAACGTCTCGCATGGAAGTGACCAAGATTGAGAAGGCCTCCTTGCCAGCTTCGCTCTTCTCGACAGAGGGCTACAGTGAATTCCAGATCCCTGGTTTTGGCGGTGGTTTGCCCGGCATGGGTGGCGAAAACTGA
- a CDS encoding TerC family protein produces the protein MTDVILFPFSDYWWLYGAFVLFVLGMLALDLGVFHRNAHEVSLKEAATWSVVWISLALAFNYGFWQYALWKFPQDPRLLAIPGFDAVEMANRSGLEFLTGFIVEKSLAVDNIFVFVVLFAYFGIPAKYQHRVLFYGILGALIFRTIFIALGSVLMQFHWVVILFGVFLIITGLKILFAPEKPMDPEKNPLMRVLKRFVPVTTAIEGQKFFIRKEGVLYATPLFVCLVFVEFSDIVFAVDSVPAIFAITREPLIVFTSNIFAILGLRAMFFLLAGVMHRFRFLKYGLGVVLIFVGLKMVWLNEAFGGKFPISWSLAIIGAILAISISLSWLLPDRKKSASHV, from the coding sequence ATGACTGACGTCATTCTCTTCCCCTTCTCGGACTATTGGTGGCTTTACGGCGCCTTTGTCCTCTTCGTCCTCGGCATGCTCGCACTCGATCTCGGGGTGTTCCACAGGAACGCCCATGAGGTCTCGCTCAAGGAGGCGGCAACCTGGAGTGTGGTTTGGATCTCACTGGCACTCGCCTTCAACTACGGCTTCTGGCAGTACGCCCTCTGGAAATTCCCGCAGGATCCGCGGTTGCTCGCAATTCCGGGCTTTGATGCCGTCGAGATGGCAAATCGCTCCGGGCTCGAATTCCTGACCGGCTTCATCGTCGAGAAGTCATTGGCCGTGGATAACATCTTCGTATTCGTGGTGTTGTTTGCCTACTTCGGCATCCCGGCGAAATACCAGCATCGTGTGCTCTTCTACGGCATTTTAGGCGCATTGATTTTCCGGACCATCTTCATCGCCCTGGGCTCGGTGCTAATGCAGTTCCACTGGGTCGTGATCCTGTTCGGTGTGTTTCTGATCATCACCGGACTCAAGATTCTCTTCGCGCCGGAAAAGCCGATGGATCCGGAGAAAAATCCGCTGATGCGCGTGCTTAAGCGGTTTGTCCCGGTGACCACCGCCATTGAGGGACAGAAGTTCTTTATCCGGAAGGAAGGGGTCCTTTATGCGACGCCTCTTTTTGTGTGCCTCGTGTTCGTCGAGTTCTCAGACATCGTCTTCGCGGTCGATTCAGTCCCGGCGATCTTCGCGATCACGCGCGAGCCCCTCATCGTGTTTACGTCTAACATTTTCGCTATCCTGGGACTTCGCGCCATGTTCTTCCTGCTCGCCGGCGTCATGCACCGGTTCCGTTTCCTGAAGTACGGTCTCGGTGTGGTGCTGATTTTTGTCGGCTTGAAGATGGTGTGGTTGAATGAGGCGTTTGGAGGCAAATTCCCCATCAGCTGGTCCCTCGCCATCATCGGTGCGATTCTTGCGATTTCGATCAGTCTCTCGTGGCTGCTTCCGGATCGAAAGAAATCCGCCTCTCACGTCTGA
- a CDS encoding DUF1232 domain-containing protein, whose protein sequence is MKNDKNHDPSPGPEAVSRFITHGPGVTNNSTSDFIETGGRLVNVATVDYLRGLLLFLHEKIAAIKDSRRLATRIDLLTRYFEESSGSVHLVLDGCLRETTFGLLYFLKGYDQIPDSVPEIGLVDDAVVVEVVLRRNEAELRQHWAKHNRPWPEET, encoded by the coding sequence ATGAAAAACGACAAGAATCACGATCCTTCCCCAGGCCCGGAAGCGGTGTCACGCTTCATCACTCACGGACCTGGAGTGACAAACAACTCCACCTCTGACTTCATTGAAACAGGCGGGCGTCTTGTGAACGTCGCCACGGTCGATTACCTCAGGGGCCTTCTGCTCTTCCTTCATGAGAAGATCGCGGCCATCAAGGACTCGCGTCGACTGGCGACGCGAATCGACCTGCTCACCCGCTACTTCGAGGAATCTAGCGGTAGCGTACACCTGGTACTCGACGGCTGTCTGCGCGAGACGACATTTGGGCTCCTCTACTTCCTGAAAGGGTATGACCAGATTCCGGACAGCGTTCCGGAGATTGGCCTTGTGGATGATGCCGTTGTCGTTGAGGTCGTCCTGAGGCGCAATGAAGCTGAATTGAGGCAGCATTGGGCCAAACACAACCGCCCCTGGCCAGAAGAGACCTGA
- the azu gene encoding azurin, whose amino-acid sequence MKFRTLLSLFTLTLATLGVAAHAREVAITGNDAMQYSLKEITAAPGEELTVKLTHIGKLPKAAMGHNWVLLKPMTNEQVAKFAMDALKFPPEYLPKDQSTILAHTKIVGGGESDSVSFAAPAQPGEYPFICTFPGHFAVMRGVLIVK is encoded by the coding sequence ATGAAGTTCAGAACGCTCCTCTCCCTCTTTACCCTAACGCTGGCAACCCTCGGGGTTGCGGCCCACGCCCGCGAAGTGGCAATCACCGGCAACGACGCGATGCAATACAGCCTGAAGGAGATTACGGCGGCCCCGGGTGAGGAGCTCACGGTGAAGCTCACGCACATCGGCAAATTGCCCAAGGCGGCCATGGGCCACAACTGGGTGTTGCTGAAGCCCATGACCAACGAACAGGTCGCGAAGTTTGCAATGGACGCACTGAAGTTCCCGCCCGAGTACCTTCCCAAGGACCAATCGACCATCTTGGCGCATACCAAAATTGTCGGTGGCGGCGAGTCCGATTCCGTGAGTTTTGCGGCGCCCGCGCAGCCGGGCGAGTACCCCTTTATCTGCACGTTCCCGGGACACTTTGCCGTCATGCGCGGCGTTCTGATTGTGAAGTAA